cctccctccgaGGCGGATGTTCCCCCCCTTCAAGGTGCGAGTCAGCGGCCTGGACAAGAAGGCCAAGTACATCCTGCTGATGGACATTGTGGCTGCCGATGACTGCCGCTATAAGTTCCACAACTCACGGTGGATGGTGGCAGGCAAGGCCGACCCGGAGATGCCCAAACGCATGTACATTCATCCGGACAGCCCGGCCACGGGGGAGCAGTGGATGGCCAAGCCTGTGGCTTTCCACAAGCTGAAGCTGACCAACAACATTTCTGACAAGCATGGCTTTGTGAGTGTGGGCAGAGCGGGAAGGTGTTGAGAACCCCGGGGTGCGTCCTGGGTGCATACACTACAGTCGAGGGCTAGAGGGAGGCTACCAGGTTTTCTAGCAGGAAGCCTCAGTTGAACTCTTAGAGTGGCCCTGTCTGGGTCACTGCCCCGTGGCCCAAGAAAGCTGGGCCTGGGCTCCCAGAGTGTGTAGACAGTTGACGGGAAGTTCCAGGCTGCTCACAATCTCAATTCCTTCTGCGAGGGTTTTGAGAGGCCCTCCTAAAGTCAAGACTGAGGCAGGTGCTGCAAGGACTGGGTCAAGCGGCTCAGGTCCTGTGGAGGTCACTCTGCTATGGGCTTGTAGATGCCAAGGCTTACTCCTGCAGCTAACGGTTACCTAAGGCTATGGCTAGAGGATCCAGAGACCAAACGGCTCTCTTCAGGCCTTCTGGAGACCTTTCCCTCCAGGAAGGCAGATGTCCAGCCAAGGGACAGTATGAGGAACTCTCCATTTCTGCCTGAGTCAAAATCCCAGCCAATGATGGGAGGGGGTCATTGGGCAAAGGGGGGCTCCTGTTGCACTCTAGGCAGCCCAGGAGCCTTCCTCCTCCACATACACACTTCTCTTTCCTTAGTGTTTCAGGAGCTTACCAATGTCGTGGCAAGTGCAGTCAGAGCATGGAATTGGGTTTTATTTCTCCCTGCTTTGTTTAATTTCTGTTTCGTCTGTTTCCAACCGGGGGGGTGTGATAGAGAAAATAGCTGTAAGAAGAAAAGCATGGGGAAAGTAGAAAAGGCAGTGCaggtgaaaaaaaatgagagagagagagagagagagagagagagagagagagagagagagagagaatgaaagctGTCAGCCCTCAGTAGTAGAAAGGTTTAGGACAAGGGCAGGGAACTGCCCCCTGAACCTCCTGCTCTTCACAGACCATCCTGAACTCCATGCACAAGTACCAGCCTCGCTTCCACATCGTCCGAGCCAATGACATCTTGAAGCTCCCATACAGCACCTTCCGTACCTACGTCTTCCCAGAGACTGACTTCATAGCTGTCACTGCCTACCAGAACGACAAGGTGTGCTGGGTGGGAAGTGGACTTGGCCCCTCCGTCCATCTACATCCCCTCCCCAACAGTGTACAGGCTCCAAACTTCAGTTCAAACCCACCCAACAGCAGTAGCATCGGCGAGAGCTTGAAGAACTTGCCACCCAGTGAGATTTTCAAGAGCAGCGCCCACATAAACCCCCTGGGCTCCCTctcatacccacacagacacacatactccCCTGAGGCACTCACCCAGCTGGGCCATAGTTGGAGGGGAGATGTTTACTTAGCAATTAGTAGAGACTCAGGCTCCCGctgacatttttacattttatttcgtTCATTTCTTGGCTCTTGACTGGGGATCTAAATGAAAAGAGGACGCCTGCGGCAATCTGCCCAAGCTCTACAGATGCTAGGAACGCAGGGTCCAATTTTTACTCTCCACGGGAGCCAAAGAGTGGGACAGGTGGCCGAGCTCTGGTGAGCTCCTCTAAACCGCTTGTCTGGGGCCATCCAGGCCCCAGGCCCTTTGGGAAAAAAACCGAGAGAATTCTCCTTCAGGTGAAAGGGCTTTTTCTACTTGTCTGCGCCCTCACAGGTCACTGTGGATTAAATGAGAGTGTCCCCGTGTCTCTGGTGGGGGTCTCTACAAACCGGGGGGTCTGCCTAGCCACGTACACTATATGGAGTGTCTTAGCTATAGGTGGACGCTAGTGAATTCGTTGGATTCTATATaggcacttatttatttatttttattttttgtaaacttGCCCTTCTGGGCCTGTGAGTGCAATGATTTGCCTTTGCCTGGACCTGCGGGCTTGGGTGTGCGGTGTTTGTCGGTGTGGATAGTTTAACCTGAGTGACTACATTAGCCTATTTGTTTGCTTGGGCCTGTGTGTGCGTGTTGAGGGATTATTTATTGAATAAGAAAGAGACCCTGTCACTTTCCTAGATGCTTGTCTGCTGGCCTCACCTCCCAGCTTCCTATCCCGGGTggtaccaccccaccccctaccccggGCTCTCTACTCCGTGGCCCGTAGCCGCTGACCTCGGGGTGTCCCCGGCCAGGCTGGAAGAGCCAGGTCTTGACTTTGTGCCGCTTCCTCGGTCCCGCAGATTACACAGCTGAAGATCGACAACAACCCCTTTGCCAAGGGCTTCCGGGACACCGGGAACGGCCGTCGGGAGAAAAGGTGAGATATCCGCGGGTGGCCTGTGACACGTAGCCCGGGCCACAGGAAGCCGGAGGGGTGCGTTGGCGGCTGACGGCTCCTTCTGCTCGCCCCCAGGAAGCAGCTCACTCTGCCGACCCTCCGCTTGTATGAGGAACACTGCAAGCCCGAGCGTGACCGTGACGGCGCCGAGTCCGATGCCTCGTCCTGCGACCCTCCGCCTGCGCGTGAACCACCGCCCTCCCCCAGCGCAGCGCCCAGTCCCCTGCGCCTGCACCGGGCCCGAGGTGAGCGGCACGATTGATCCGAGTCTGGGAAGAAGGACTAAGGAAGTGTCCCCTTAGGGGGCCCCTTAAAGTCGGTCTTTTGTTCAGCGATCGGCTAATCTAAAGGCCTGGATAAAAGTTACCTGGATGTGGCTAGATTTTCCAGTCTGGTACTCCCATGTAAGGACTATCCCTGGCAGCCGGGACATTTGGTAGGCTTTGGAGCTGGACCCCTGGTGGGACGTGTGGTTAGAAATAAGGTTTTCTCCTCCGGGGCTGGTTTTCTTCCAGTGTAAGAATGGGTCTGGGATTTATGCGACCTGCAGCTGCCCCTAGAAACTCCCCCAACTTGACCTTCCCAACAGCAGGTCTGTCTAAAGTGTCCACCACCCAGCAGCCCAGGTTTCTCAGGACGCTGCGCCGCGTCGGTCTCGGGCTGAGCCCCTGTAACTCGTGCTCCCTTTCTCCCCGCAGCCGAGGAGAAGCCATGCGCAGCCGACAGCGACCCTGAGCCGGAGCGCCCGGGCGGCGAGGAGCGCTCAGCAGCGCCCCTCGGCCGCAGCCCTACGCGGGACGCCAGCCCCGCTCGCTTGACCGAACCCGAACGCGCCCGGGAGCGGCGCAGCCCGGAGAGGGGCAGCAAGGAACCGACGGAGGGCGGTGGGGACGGCCCCTTTGGCCTGCGGAGCCTGGAGAAGGAACGCGCCGAGGCCCGGAGGAAGGACGAGGGGCGCAAGGATGCGGGCGAGGGCAAGGAGCCTAGCCTGGCGCCGCTGGTGGTGCAGACAGACAGTGTATCGCCACTGGGTGCGGGCCacctgcctggcctggccttcTCCAGCCACCTGCACGGGCAGCAGTTCTTTGGGCCGCTGGGAGCTGGCCAGCCTCTTTTCCTGCACCCAGGACAATTCGCTATGGGCCCGGGAGCCTTCTCCGCCATGGGCATGGGTCATCTGCTAGCCTCGGTGGCAGgaggcggcggcagtggcggagGCGCTGGGCCCGGAACCCCCGCGGGGCTGGACGCAGGCGGGCTGGGTCCCGCAGCCAGCGCAGCAAGCACGGCGGCGCCGCCCTTCCCGTTCCACCTCTCCCAGCACATGCTGGCATCTCAGGTAAGGCCTGGGATCTGCCGGCAGCGGCAGGCagccgagggagggagggaggtgcagctgggtggtggttgaGATGGGCAGAGAGCTGAGTGATGCTGTAGGTACTCAGATCCTCTCAGAAGGACCTAATCCAGTCTACAGAAAAACCATCTAGGTTCTGAGGTATCCAAACAGAACGCCTGCTTATGATCTAGCCAGGACATTGCTTCTGAACCCTGTGTGACCTTAGGAAAGTCCCTGTTCCTCTCTGGGTCTGTTTCCTTCTCTACAACCCCAGCGGAGGGTGAGACAGCACCCCTCAACACTTTTCTGAATGACCAACTAGGGTTGCTCCTGGGCTTTATGGGATTCACTTTTCTGGCCCTAGGAAACGTCTGAGAAGGAAAACCTTTACCTCTTGATTGGCTCTGAAAGATTCTAtaggctggaggaaggaaggagaaaattttgccttgttttctGGATAGTTGACTACCAAAATGACTCACCTCGCAGATATCCCTGGCCCCTTGGAGGTCCTCAAGTAGGAAGTCGCCTGCCCTGACTAGTACCTGGACTGGTCTTTGCCCTACTCTAAGTCTCCTGATTTTCCATCCACATCCAGGGAAGGGGGCTTAGTTCCCCCACAGCCTCCTACTGAAATTCTGAGTTCCCAGGGGAGAGTTTATGAAAATGTGGCCAGCGGCGCAATAAGGAGATCCGATGTGCAGAGCAGCCTCTTTGGTTACTTGGGGGGAATATTCCCTGCGGAAAGATTTGGAATCTCTTCATTCAGTCTCTTCCCGCTGAGGTTTCTGGCAAA
This Peromyscus leucopus breed LL Stock chromosome 8b, UCI_PerLeu_2.1, whole genome shotgun sequence DNA region includes the following protein-coding sequences:
- the Tbx2 gene encoding T-box transcription factor TBX2, producing the protein MREPALAASAMAYHPFHAPRPADFPMSAFLAAAQPSFFPALALPPGALAKPLPDPGLAGAAAAAAAAAAAAEAGLHVSALGPHPPAAHLRSLKSLEPEDEVEDDPKVTLEAKELWDQFHKLGTEMVITKSGRRMFPPFKVRVSGLDKKAKYILLMDIVAADDCRYKFHNSRWMVAGKADPEMPKRMYIHPDSPATGEQWMAKPVAFHKLKLTNNISDKHGFTILNSMHKYQPRFHIVRANDILKLPYSTFRTYVFPETDFIAVTAYQNDKITQLKIDNNPFAKGFRDTGNGRREKRKQLTLPTLRLYEEHCKPERDRDGAESDASSCDPPPAREPPPSPSAAPSPLRLHRARAEEKPCAADSDPEPERPGGEERSAAPLGRSPTRDASPARLTEPERARERRSPERGSKEPTEGGGDGPFGLRSLEKERAEARRKDEGRKDAGEGKEPSLAPLVVQTDSVSPLGAGHLPGLAFSSHLHGQQFFGPLGAGQPLFLHPGQFAMGPGAFSAMGMGHLLASVAGGGGSGGGAGPGTPAGLDAGGLGPAASAASTAAPPFPFHLSQHMLASQGIPMPTFGGLFPYPYTYMAAAAAAASALPATSAAAAAAAAAGSLSRSPFLGSARPRLRFSPYQIPVTIPPSTSLLTTGLVAEGSKAAGGNSREPSPLPELALRKVGGPSRGALSPSGSAKEVASELQSIQRLVSGLENQRALSPGRESPK